The genomic segment AGGAAGAGGTCAAGGCAGAACGGAAAATTCTGTTGAAGGTGTTTATGATCGTTTCAGACGTATGAACCCTCCTGATATTATTGGAGGCCCTGATCCCTTAGTGGCTCTTGAATGGATCAAATCGTTGGAAGCCTTATTCGATTATTTGTagttcactgaccaagaaaaggTAAGTTGTGCTGTGTTTATGTTGGTCAAAGCTTCTCGTATCTGGTGGGAAGCCACCAAGGTGACAGTTAATGTTCAAGAATTAAAGTGGAACgagtttaaagatttattctacgCCAAATATTTCTCGAGCGAAGTAAAAGCCAAGAAGGTGAAGGAATTCCTGGAATTGAGGCAGGATGCTTTGTCTGTTACTGAATATACGTTGAAGTTTGAGGAAGGATGTGTTTTTGTTCCTTTTATTGCTGAGAACGATAAGGATAAAGGAGAACATTTCCTTCGGGGTTTGAAACCAGAGATTCGAAGAGATGTTCATGTGTACAAGGTGGTCACATATCAAGATATCGTGGAGAGAGCCTTGCTAGCTGAGCATGATGAGCAAGAGATAGAGAAAGAGAGGCAATTAAGAAGACAAACTTTCCAAGCTAGAGGACAAGGTACAAGTGCAAATATTCGTGGTGGCCACAAAGGTAAGGGTAAGATAGAGCAGCGCTCTAAACCTCCTGTACCTTTTTCTGATACTGAACGACAGGTATGTCTTAAGTGTGGAAAGCCACACAAGGGTGAGTGTTTGGTGGGTAGTGGACGATGTTTTAGATGCAAGGAGATGGGGCACACGGCATTGAAATGTCCTCTCTCCTCAGGCAAAGGAAAATTCCAAGGCAGAATTTTTGCTATGACAAAGGAAAGTGTTAATCCTGATTCTTCGGTGATATCAGGTAATATTTTAGTCTACGGCAAAGAAGCAATTACATTGATTGACACTGGTGCAacccattcttttatgtctgaagtgTTTATGCATTCTATATCTGTTGAACCTACTGTTATGCCATTATACTTCAATATTGTGTTGCCCTCTGGGGATGAAATTTGTGCCACTAATATTATCAAGGCATGTCCCATACAAGTGGGTAATAGATTActgtttgatgattttattgttattccgatggttgcatttgatgttattttggggatggattggttatctgcTTATCGTGCGGTCATTGATTGTGTGGGTAAGACGGTGAAGTTTTTGGTCAATGACTATGATAGTGATGTGTTTGTTGGTCTAGGCTTTTTGATTGGTATTCCTATTATTTCTTGCCTTCAAGCTAATAAGTTGTTGCACAAAGGTTGTATGGGTTTTTTAGCTTCAGTGGTTGATGTGCGAAAGGAAAGTAATTTGCAATTACAGGATATTGATGTGGTTCAGGATTATCCTGACGTGTTTTCTGATGATGTGCCTGGATTACCACCTgatcgagaggtggagtttgttaTTGATTTAATTCCAGGTACAGCTCCAATTTCCAaggctccatacagaatggctcctactgaaatgaaagaattgaagactcAATTGCAGGAgctattagataaaggttttatccGACCTAGTTCCTCaccgtggggagctccagttttgttcgtaaagaagaaagatggatcattgcgattatgtattgactaccgagaACTCAACAAGGTAAccgtgaagaacaaatatcctttgccacgtattgatgatctctttgatcaattgcaaggagcagcaatattttcaaagattGACCTTCGGTCCGGTTACAATCAACTGAAAGTGAAAAAGGAGGACATAACAAAGACTGCGTTTAGaacgaggtatggccattatgactTTTTGGGGATGTCGTTTGGGCTAACCAATGCTCCGTCAGTTTTTGTGGATTTGATGAATCGTATCTctaagccgtatttggatacttttgtcattgttttcattgatgacatctTGATCTACTCAAAGACACGAGAACTTCATCGTGAGCATTTAAGGATTGTGTTGCAGCTGTTGAGGGATAAGCAATTGTATGCCAAGTTAAATAAATGTGATTTTTGGTTGGAGCAGGTGGCATATTTGGGCCACATCGTTTCGAAAGAAGGAATATCTGTTGATCCATCCAAACTTGAGTCCAAAAAGCAATGGTCCATTCCAAAGACAGTTTCAGAGGTAagaagttttcttggtttggcaggatattacagacgTTTCATAGCAGACTTTTCGAAGATAGCTTTGCCATTAACGAGTTTGACAAGGAAGGCAACAAAGTTCGAATGGACCATTGAGTGTCAATGAGCATTTCAAACATTGAAAGATAAGTTAACGTCTGCCCATGTATTAGTACTTCCTTCTGGTACTCaatattttgttgtatatacagatgcttcaaagCAGGGGTTAGGTGCAGTactgatgcagcgtgggaaagtgatagcatatgcttctcgtcagttgaaggaatacgagaaaaattatcccactcatgacttggagttggcGGCAGTGGTTTTTGCtttaaagatttggcgacactacctttatggtgagaaatgttaaatatttactgatcacaaaagtttgagTTATTTATTTTCGCAGA from the Primulina tabacum isolate GXHZ01 chromosome 8, ASM2559414v2, whole genome shotgun sequence genome contains:
- the LOC142554675 gene encoding uncharacterized protein LOC142554675; the protein is MLVKASRIWWEATKVTVNVQELKWNEFKDLFYAKYFSSEVKAKKVKEFLELRQDALSVTEYTLKFEEGCVFVPFIAENDKDKGEHFLRGLKPEIRRDVHVYKVVTYQDIVERALLAEHDEQEIEKERQLRRQTFQARGQGTSANIRGGHKGKGKIEQRSKPPVPFSDTERQVCLKCGKPHKGECLVGSGRCFRCKEMGHTALKCPLSSGKGKFQGRIFAMTKESVNPDSSVISGNILVYGKEAITLIDTGATHSFMSEVFMHSISVEPTVMPLYFNIVLPSGDEICATNIIKACPIQVGFLIGIPIISCLQANKLLHKGCMGFLASVVDVRKESNLQLQDIDVVQDYPDVFSDDVPGLPPDREVEFVIDLIPGTAPISKAPYRMAPTEMKELKTQLQELLDKGAAIFSKIDLRSGYNQLKVKKEDITKTAFRTRYGHYDFLGMSFGLTNAPSVFVDLMNRISKPYLDTFVIVFIDDILIYSKTRELHREHLRIVLQLLRDKQLYAKLNKCDFWLEQVAYLGHIVSKEGISVDPSKLESKKQWSIPKTVSEVRSFLGLAGYYRRFIADFSKIALPLTSLTRKATKFEWTIECQ